One Lachnospiraceae bacterium C1.1 genomic region harbors:
- a CDS encoding glycosyltransferase family 2 protein, with amino-acid sequence MSDLVSVIIPVYNAEKYLTKCLNSIIGQTYENIEIILINDGSTDSTGEICSRFAAKDSRIRYIEQENAGQSITRNRGIGLSKGRYIYFMDSDDHLDDGYIEFAVKSLKDEKADMMISNYYHELENGASWNEREFEEGVFDLTKEADRYKFIVNVFLPYKCGFEVWNRLYDAELIKENGLEFPVFKPVVAEDVCFNLLYIFCAGKIIVSNKRFYHYLHNDSSTMAKNAGVQINRYNEVSRLAYSFLENKGKLPYLRENYVFIHLLLIYHELMNYDLKGMKAIIKQIEDKENFRRLDKLRARDFAPAVKNIGIARTLKYSMLGILYGIWL; translated from the coding sequence ATGAGTGATTTGGTTAGCGTCATAATCCCTGTATATAATGCAGAAAAATATCTGACAAAATGTCTGAACAGCATAATTGGGCAGACCTATGAAAATATAGAGATAATCCTGATCAATGATGGCTCAACTGACAGCACAGGGGAAATATGCAGCAGGTTTGCCGCAAAAGACTCAAGAATAAGATATATCGAGCAGGAAAACGCGGGACAGTCCATAACACGCAACAGAGGGATCGGGCTTTCAAAGGGAAGATATATTTATTTCATGGACAGCGATGACCATTTGGATGACGGATATATAGAATTTGCGGTTAAAAGCTTAAAGGATGAGAAAGCTGATATGATGATCTCCAATTATTACCATGAACTTGAAAATGGTGCTTCATGGAATGAGAGGGAATTTGAGGAAGGGGTTTTTGATCTCACGAAAGAAGCTGACAGATATAAATTTATCGTCAATGTCTTTCTTCCCTATAAGTGCGGATTTGAAGTCTGGAACAGGCTTTATGATGCTGAGCTTATAAAGGAAAACGGGCTTGAATTTCCGGTATTTAAGCCTGTGGTCGCAGAGGATGTGTGTTTTAACCTTTTATATATTTTCTGCGCAGGAAAAATTATCGTATCGAATAAGAGATTTTATCATTATTTGCATAATGACAGCTCTACAATGGCTAAAAATGCCGGGGTTCAGATAAACAGATATAACGAAGTCAGCCGACTGGCTTATAGTTTCCTTGAAAATAAAGGAAAGCTCCCATATCTGAGGGAGAATTATGTATTTATTCATCTGCTGCTGATATACCATGAACTTATGAACTATGATCTTAAAGGTATGAAAGCGATCATTAAGCAGATAGAGGATAAGGAAAACTTTAGAAGGCTTGATAAGCTGAGAGCAAGGGATTTTGCCCCGGCAGTAAAGAATATAGGAATTGCCAGAACTCTTAAATACAGCATGCTTGGAATTCTTTATGGTATTTGGTTGTAG
- a CDS encoding glycosyltransferase, which yields MLEKPLVSVIVPIYMVEAYLPACIESIQNQTYENLEIILVDDGSKDDCGKIAEKYAANDSRIKVIHKENGGLSDARNAGIDIAEGEYFVFVDSDDRIHPQMTELLLQPVVENKADMSVCNFMTIGDDEKTDISNIVKADIVIIENMEDKTKYYFEEKSYVRFTVAWNKLYPRRYFEQIRYPKGKIHEDEFTTYKLLDKADRVAYIKDPLYYYVQRGSSIMGEGFNEKSLHRLEAMDERIHYYLELNNYEWAVRILFLYRLMFLRYAKQIKNNKRYHFGMLKPFFEIYRNLTMKNIFNYPISFKEKIGYVSMAIFPKMYIESHIK from the coding sequence ATGTTAGAAAAACCACTTGTAAGTGTAATTGTTCCGATATATATGGTAGAGGCATATCTGCCTGCATGTATCGAGAGTATTCAGAATCAGACTTACGAAAATCTTGAGATAATTCTTGTTGATGACGGCTCAAAAGATGATTGCGGAAAGATAGCTGAAAAATACGCAGCTAACGATTCAAGGATAAAGGTTATACATAAAGAAAATGGTGGTTTGTCCGATGCAAGAAATGCGGGAATAGATATTGCGGAGGGGGAATACTTTGTATTTGTCGATTCTGATGATCGCATTCACCCCCAAATGACAGAACTTCTGCTTCAGCCGGTAGTTGAGAACAAGGCGGATATGAGTGTCTGCAATTTTATGACCATAGGGGATGACGAAAAAACAGATATTTCCAATATTGTAAAAGCTGATATTGTGATCATTGAAAATATGGAGGATAAAACAAAATACTATTTTGAGGAAAAGTCTTATGTGCGTTTTACAGTTGCATGGAACAAGCTTTATCCGAGAAGATATTTTGAGCAGATCAGGTATCCTAAGGGAAAAATACATGAGGATGAATTTACGACATATAAGCTTCTTGATAAGGCAGACAGAGTCGCATATATAAAAGATCCGCTGTATTACTATGTTCAAAGAGGCAGCAGTATTATGGGTGAGGGATTTAATGAAAAATCGCTGCATAGATTGGAGGCAATGGATGAGAGGATCCATTACTATCTTGAGCTCAATAATTATGAGTGGGCAGTGAGAATTCTTTTTTTATATAGGCTCATGTTTTTGAGATATGCTAAGCAGATAAAAAATAATAAAAGATATCATTTTGGTATGTTAAAACCTTTTTTTGAAATATACAGAAATCTGACCATGAAGAATATATTTAATTATCCTATATCTTTTAAGGAAAAAATTGGGTATGTAAGCATGGCAATCTTTCCCAAAATGTATATTGAATCACATATAAAATAA
- a CDS encoding MATE family efflux transporter has product MSFFVNLGINFILAPFLTKSIGKEIYGFVNLAFQMTGYITIVTNALNAMLGRFITLNVGKKDYESARSYFSSAIIANMTISAVCFLPVTVSILYLNHWLDVPASNILDVQLLWTFIFLDFFAGLVTSGTGVSTYVSNRLDLSARKSMESNILRAVMLFCLFTFFPSRVWYVGVTKFVTGFYIILANVYYKKKLTPELYFSKELVRLSSILSLIKTGIWNSVQQLSSILVNGCDTLITNLYIDAASMTLMSFAKTIPNYLMSIIGIVCGSFGPQLTLLYGKGDMNEFVKQVKSAIKVCGFICSVPILGFVVFGTNFFSLWLPTLNSGEINTIQILSIMILAQTIFDVYIYPLYTVNQITAKLRLPVFVSLGIGVANIIGSIWLCTHSNMGVYAIQIVSSILLTARVFFFAPIYAAHILGQKWWTFYLPLFRGAFSSAVIVVVFVSISRFVVIHSWLMLALVGIICGIIGYAINYVIVLNKEERVIVKNMLMKRIKRA; this is encoded by the coding sequence GTGTCATTTTTTGTAAATCTTGGTATTAATTTTATTCTTGCGCCATTTCTTACTAAGAGTATTGGCAAGGAAATATATGGATTTGTTAATCTGGCATTCCAAATGACAGGATATATCACTATCGTTACAAATGCACTGAATGCTATGCTTGGAAGATTTATCACACTAAATGTAGGAAAGAAGGATTATGAGTCAGCGAGGTCATATTTTTCTTCTGCTATAATTGCTAATATGACAATATCTGCCGTATGTTTTCTTCCGGTAACGGTTTCTATTCTGTATCTTAATCACTGGCTTGATGTTCCGGCCAGCAATATTTTAGATGTTCAATTGCTTTGGACATTTATTTTCCTGGATTTCTTTGCAGGATTAGTTACGAGTGGGACCGGAGTATCGACGTATGTGTCAAACAGGTTGGATTTATCAGCAAGAAAAAGCATGGAATCTAATATATTAAGAGCAGTCATGCTCTTCTGTTTGTTTACATTCTTTCCTTCAAGAGTTTGGTATGTGGGAGTTACAAAGTTTGTTACCGGATTTTATATAATATTGGCAAATGTCTATTATAAAAAAAAGTTGACACCTGAGCTATATTTCAGTAAGGAATTAGTAAGGCTTTCCTCGATTTTGTCTTTAATAAAGACCGGAATATGGAATTCAGTGCAGCAGTTATCGTCAATACTTGTAAACGGCTGTGACACGCTTATCACTAACCTCTACATTGATGCAGCTTCAATGACATTGATGAGCTTTGCAAAGACAATACCAAATTACCTGATGTCCATAATCGGTATAGTTTGTGGTTCATTTGGCCCACAACTGACACTGCTTTATGGAAAGGGTGATATGAATGAATTTGTAAAACAGGTTAAAAGTGCGATAAAGGTTTGTGGATTCATATGCTCAGTACCAATTTTAGGATTTGTTGTTTTTGGAACAAATTTTTTCTCACTCTGGCTTCCAACATTAAATAGTGGCGAGATAAATACAATTCAGATACTTTCAATAATGATTTTGGCACAGACAATATTTGATGTATATATATATCCGCTATATACGGTAAATCAGATTACGGCAAAGCTCAGACTGCCTGTATTCGTATCGTTGGGAATAGGAGTGGCAAATATCATAGGCTCAATATGGTTGTGCACTCATTCTAATATGGGAGTGTATGCAATACAGATTGTAAGCTCGATACTGCTTACAGCCAGGGTGTTCTTCTTTGCACCAATTTATGCAGCACATATTTTAGGACAGAAGTGGTGGACATTTTACCTGCCGCTTTTTAGAGGCGCGTTTTCATCTGCGGTAATCGTGGTAGTGTTTGTTTCTATATCACGTTTCGTCGTAATCCATTCATGGCTCATGCTTGCATTAGTCGGTATTATTTGCGGAATAATAGGATATGCTATAAATTACGTCATAGTGCTGAATAAAGAAGAAAGAGTTATTGTCAAAAATATGCTTATGAAAAGGATAAAAAGAGCATAA
- a CDS encoding polysaccharide pyruvyl transferase family protein, translating into MKVGIMSMQRVVNYGSFLQSYSLKKNLEKMGAEVCMVDYHIEKALVSDNSKKEDKKSKLLKKISDKYFYPRKISIEILNKYMEEEWWIRQNFVKEMLPLLGVKDERNYNPELDVLVIGSDEVFNCLQPNPAVGYSRELFGYDNKALKLISYAASFGNTMNEGLVKYGIYDEVRDMLSKFDGLSVRDDNSLSIVNKMNCRNVSKNVDPVFLYDYAEESRIDVPESNYIIVYAYSCRITKKEASAILSFARKHKKKIICIEGFHEYLENYVRLNPFEVLAYFRNADYIITDTFHGTVFSIKYNKQFVSIVRGGTETSYGNSAKLGDLLKTFDLEERELTKLNELEEKMLMPIDYNSVNAKITEEQEKAFSYLRKYVV; encoded by the coding sequence GTGAAGGTTGGAATAATGTCTATGCAGAGGGTTGTCAATTACGGTTCCTTTCTGCAGTCCTACAGCTTGAAAAAGAATCTTGAAAAAATGGGCGCAGAGGTATGTATGGTTGACTACCATATAGAAAAAGCACTGGTTTCTGATAATAGTAAAAAGGAAGATAAAAAGAGTAAATTGCTAAAGAAAATCAGCGACAAGTATTTCTATCCTCGAAAAATCAGCATAGAAATTCTGAATAAATATATGGAAGAGGAATGGTGGATAAGGCAGAATTTTGTAAAAGAAATGCTGCCGCTTTTAGGAGTAAAAGATGAAAGAAATTATAATCCCGAACTTGACGTACTGGTTATAGGAAGTGATGAGGTTTTTAATTGCTTACAGCCTAATCCGGCGGTGGGATATTCAAGGGAATTATTTGGATATGATAATAAGGCATTAAAACTGATCAGCTATGCGGCATCGTTTGGAAATACTATGAATGAGGGACTTGTAAAATATGGCATATATGATGAAGTGAGAGATATGCTTTCAAAATTTGATGGTCTTTCCGTAAGAGATGATAACTCACTGTCAATAGTAAATAAAATGAATTGCCGCAATGTATCTAAAAATGTTGACCCTGTATTCTTGTATGATTATGCAGAGGAAAGCAGAATAGATGTGCCGGAGTCGAATTATATCATTGTATATGCATATAGCTGTAGAATCACTAAGAAGGAAGCCAGTGCGATACTTAGTTTCGCAAGGAAGCATAAGAAAAAGATTATATGTATAGAAGGCTTTCATGAATATTTAGAAAATTATGTAAGGCTAAATCCGTTTGAAGTGCTTGCGTATTTTCGAAATGCTGATTATATCATTACAGATACGTTCCACGGAACAGTATTTTCAATAAAATATAATAAGCAGTTTGTTTCTATTGTTCGAGGGGGAACTGAAACAAGCTACGGTAACAGTGCAAAGCTTGGGGATTTACTAAAAACGTTTGACTTGGAAGAAAGAGAACTGACGAAGCTGAATGAATTAGAAGAAAAAATGCTGATGCCAATTGATTACAACAGTGTTAATGCAAAGATCACAGAAGAACAGGAAAAAGCATTTAGTTATTTAAGAAAATATGTGGTTTGA
- a CDS encoding Coenzyme F420 hydrogenase/dehydrogenase, beta subunit C-terminal domain has product MNLVNEEKCTGCRACENICPKGAITMKLTTEMKTVPEINSDLCIECGLCGKTCPVLNTSEFKEPLECLAAWNNNETDRETCASGGVATALYRTILENGGVIYGCDYDDNLKPIIRRSENTEDLEKFKSSKYVQSSTEHTYSEVKKDLTEGCTVLYVGSPCQIDGLQHFLNKKYENLYTVDIICHGVPPIKYFQEYIKSLKTKEKVTSVGFRGIEDFKLSLYNGSRIFYWRYSNVDYYYEQFLRGVTYRDNCYQCRYARKERISDLTIGDFWGLDKKTLKINYSGKVSVILVNTDKGKNLIKLSEKLLYTEKRETEEAVKYNEQLNRPMPVPADREVFLRKLNKGVYKALKTTATGKKITFIRIRNRLKRF; this is encoded by the coding sequence ATGAATTTAGTGAATGAAGAAAAGTGTACAGGTTGTAGAGCGTGTGAGAACATCTGTCCCAAAGGTGCTATTACAATGAAACTTACAACTGAGATGAAAACTGTTCCGGAAATTAATTCGGATTTATGTATTGAATGTGGCTTGTGTGGGAAAACCTGCCCTGTATTGAATACTTCTGAGTTTAAGGAACCTCTTGAGTGTCTTGCGGCATGGAATAATAATGAAACAGACAGGGAAACATGTGCATCCGGGGGAGTTGCAACAGCATTATATCGGACAATCCTTGAAAATGGTGGTGTTATATATGGCTGCGATTATGATGACAATCTAAAGCCGATAATAAGGCGTTCTGAAAATACAGAAGATTTAGAAAAGTTCAAAAGTTCAAAATATGTACAGAGCTCAACTGAACATACGTATTCTGAGGTTAAGAAAGATTTAACAGAAGGATGTACGGTGTTATATGTGGGTTCACCTTGTCAGATTGATGGACTGCAGCATTTTCTAAATAAGAAATACGAAAATCTCTATACTGTTGATATAATCTGTCATGGGGTTCCGCCAATTAAATATTTTCAGGAATATATAAAGTCTTTGAAAACAAAGGAAAAAGTTACATCGGTAGGGTTCAGAGGTATAGAAGATTTTAAACTCAGTTTATATAATGGCAGCAGAATTTTCTATTGGCGATATTCAAATGTTGACTATTATTATGAACAGTTTTTAAGAGGGGTTACCTATAGAGATAATTGTTATCAGTGCAGATACGCAAGAAAAGAAAGAATTTCAGACTTAACAATCGGAGATTTCTGGGGATTGGATAAGAAAACCCTAAAAATAAATTACAGTGGAAAGGTTTCTGTAATTCTTGTTAATACTGATAAGGGAAAGAATCTTATAAAGCTTTCTGAGAAACTGCTTTATACGGAAAAACGTGAAACGGAAGAAGCAGTAAAATATAATGAACAGCTTAACCGCCCGATGCCTGTTCCTGCTGACAGGGAGGTATTTTTACGAAAGCTGAACAAGGGCGTTTATAAGGCGCTAAAAACTACAGCAACAGGCAAGAAAATAACTTTTATAAGGATAAGGAATCGCCTGAAGAGGTTTTAA
- a CDS encoding glycosyltransferase, with protein MRPLVSVIVPIYMVDAYLPECIESIQHQTYENLDIVLVDDGSKDNSGKIADEYASNDQRINVIHKENGGVSDARNAGIENSKGDYIVFVDPDDYVHPKLIEILMEPVENKMADMSVCSYVEFKDFEKINVKLKDKTDIKILESNAERFDYFYGEQFVCFVVPWDKLYPKSFFSDIRYPKGKIYEDAFITYKILEKAKKIAYIDETLYFYRKRTKSIMSSGFNEKYFLKLDAHGERIDYYIKRNNYLFAEREVDFFRYYCMHFYKHIVSDKNYDVRSLRGYLQSYRNIIFRHVFRFPIPLKKKLGYIWMAVFPESYIKHGYDRV; from the coding sequence ATGAGACCTTTGGTATCTGTAATTGTTCCGATTTATATGGTTGATGCCTATTTGCCTGAGTGTATAGAAAGCATTCAGCATCAGACTTATGAAAACCTGGATATAGTTCTTGTTGATGATGGATCAAAAGATAACTCTGGAAAGATAGCTGATGAATACGCATCTAATGACCAAAGAATAAATGTCATTCATAAGGAAAATGGAGGCGTGTCTGATGCAAGGAATGCAGGAATTGAAAATTCGAAGGGAGACTATATTGTATTCGTAGATCCGGATGACTATGTTCATCCGAAATTAATAGAGATTCTCATGGAACCGGTAGAGAATAAAATGGCTGACATGAGTGTTTGTTCTTATGTAGAATTTAAGGACTTTGAAAAGATAAATGTAAAATTAAAAGATAAAACAGATATAAAGATTTTGGAGAGCAATGCCGAGAGATTTGATTATTTTTATGGTGAGCAATTTGTGTGTTTTGTAGTTCCGTGGGATAAGCTTTATCCGAAATCTTTTTTTTCTGATATAAGATATCCTAAGGGAAAAATATATGAAGATGCGTTTATTACTTATAAAATACTAGAAAAAGCAAAAAAAATTGCATATATTGATGAGACATTATACTTTTATCGGAAAAGGACCAAAAGTATTATGAGTTCAGGGTTTAATGAAAAATACTTTCTGAAACTTGATGCTCATGGTGAAAGAATTGATTATTATATTAAAAGAAATAATTACTTATTTGCTGAAAGAGAAGTTGATTTTTTCAGGTATTACTGTATGCATTTTTATAAACATATTGTTTCTGATAAAAACTATGATGTTAGAAGTCTAAGAGGTTATTTACAATCTTATAGGAATATAATTTTCAGACATGTTTTTAGATTTCCTATTCCACTAAAGAAAAAGCTGGGATATATTTGGATGGCAGTATTTCCGGAGTCGTATATAAAACATGGTTATGATAGGGTATAA
- a CDS encoding glycosyltransferase family 2 protein, translating into MNSSVAIIVPVYNQERYLEKCIDSILNQTYSDYECILVDDGSTDKSPEICDRYAEKDNRVRVIHKHNEGVSAARKDGYKLASSEYICFLDSDDFLANDFIKLTIEKMIETDVDVCSCGHYQYLDGEVISKTYDFPDIVIDKSQILDEYLLPIIGKIYSEGYKNYPGYIWGKMYKKSLISDECFPSERDFFPEDDLFHLYISPKIQKAAFISDKLVYYRVNEISFTHSYRKDIWRMCKNRHERVAEFFADTNEKKVRERITASGFFSVYVTLRNAYELDDYSKFKDEIIEMLNDSAYKHIIKEIDFGLLRPRQKMMVILLKLKSLWLLYNFRTRLFRN; encoded by the coding sequence ATGAATTCATCTGTAGCAATTATAGTTCCTGTATATAATCAGGAAAGGTATCTTGAGAAATGCATAGACAGCATATTAAATCAGACTTATTCAGATTATGAGTGTATATTAGTTGATGATGGCTCGACAGACAAGAGCCCGGAAATCTGTGACAGATATGCTGAAAAAGATAACAGAGTCAGGGTTATTCATAAGCATAATGAAGGTGTTTCGGCAGCGCGAAAAGATGGCTACAAATTAGCCTCATCAGAATATATATGTTTTTTAGACAGTGATGACTTTTTAGCTAATGACTTCATTAAACTTACAATTGAAAAAATGATTGAAACAGATGTAGATGTCTGTTCATGTGGACATTATCAGTATTTAGACGGCGAGGTTATATCTAAAACATATGATTTCCCTGATATAGTTATAGATAAAAGTCAGATTCTTGACGAATACCTTTTACCAATTATTGGGAAAATTTATTCAGAGGGATATAAAAATTATCCAGGGTATATTTGGGGGAAAATGTATAAAAAGTCATTGATTTCAGATGAATGTTTTCCTTCAGAAAGAGATTTTTTTCCGGAAGATGATCTGTTTCATCTTTATATAAGTCCAAAGATACAGAAAGCGGCTTTCATTTCAGATAAACTGGTTTACTATCGTGTAAATGAGATTTCATTCACACATTCATATAGGAAAGATATTTGGAGAATGTGTAAAAATCGTCATGAAAGGGTTGCTGAGTTCTTCGCAGATACAAATGAGAAAAAGGTTAGGGAAAGAATTACAGCATCAGGATTTTTTTCTGTATATGTTACATTGAGAAATGCTTATGAATTGGATGACTATAGTAAATTTAAGGATGAAATAATTGAAATGCTGAATGATTCGGCGTATAAACATATAATCAAAGAAATTGA